Proteins from a single region of Acidianus ambivalens:
- a CDS encoding TrmB family transcriptional regulator yields the protein MDSNPLEDTLARVSRFASILGISRAELRIYSTLLLEGQMTARQLAEQLGISYTKIYSLLIKLEERGWIKRLGKKPAVYEAIPLRDLWASIKKMIEIKVDEFEKEFIEPLSSLLSPSSTYSITMIPPDKIKSTFYEILDEGNKVSIAISYPELLSEDIIQAIKAKSYTSPDLRVIIQSDINIPEISGLQIRKLSNMFGSGLITSTAVLLIIKNADKLSGLFSNHKYIVDIATVYFNHLWTQAK from the coding sequence ATGGATAGTAATCCGTTAGAAGATACGTTAGCAAGAGTCTCTAGGTTTGCTTCAATTTTAGGAATATCTAGAGCAGAATTACGGATATATTCCACCTTGTTATTAGAAGGTCAGATGACTGCAAGGCAGTTAGCAGAGCAACTGGGAATATCCTATACAAAAATTTACTCTCTTCTCATAAAGCTGGAAGAAAGAGGATGGATTAAAAGATTAGGAAAAAAACCAGCTGTTTATGAAGCCATACCTCTAAGAGATCTATGGGCTAGTATTAAGAAAATGATCGAGATTAAAGTCGATGAATTCGAAAAGGAATTCATAGAGCCACTATCCTCATTATTATCGCCTTCGTCTACTTACAGTATAACTATGATACCTCCAGATAAAATTAAATCTACCTTTTATGAAATACTTGACGAAGGCAATAAGGTTTCAATTGCAATATCTTATCCAGAATTATTAAGCGAAGATATAATACAAGCCATAAAGGCAAAAAGCTATACTTCTCCAGATCTTAGAGTAATAATTCAGAGTGATATAAACATTCCTGAAATTTCTGGACTTCAAATACGTAAATTGAGTAACATGTTTGGAAGCGGTTTAATAACTTCTACAGCCGTCTTGCTAATAATTAAAAACGCAGATAAGCTTTCTGGTCTATTCTCAAATCATAAGTATATCGTAGACATCGCTACCGTTTATTTTAACCATTTATGGACTCAAGCAAAATAA